The genome window GGCAGCCCCCTATGAGCACGGTGGCGAGTTCGGCGGGCTCGGCCTGCCATACCCGCTCCCGCCGGAAGCCGCGCGGCCGGTGCTGAAATATGGGGCGCTGGCTGGCGCAAACACGACGCTTTGTGTCGTCGCAACTGACGCTCCGCTGACGCAAACACAGGCGAAGCGCATCGCCACAATGGCGGCGGCAGGCATGGCGCGCGCGATCCATCCGGTATTCTCGCCGCTTGATGGCGACATCGTTTTCGCGCTCGCCACCGGCCGGGCCGCGCTTTCCGACCGCGACACGGCATTGCCCTACATCGGCGCGGCCGCCGCAAACTGCCTCGCCCGGGCCATCGCGCGCGGCGTCTATGAGGCTTCCGCATCCCTGCCGGACGGCACGCAGAGCTATCGCAACCTTTTCGCAAGCGCATGAATGCAGTATGAGTCGCGGACGGCGTTTCGCGAGATGCGGCGGCCTTTGGCTTGCGTCTGCGCGAACGGCTGAAAGCGATGGCGATTCCATGAGCGATAGCAAACGCGCCGCGAGGCTTCTTTTCCTCGACTCGGGCCTCGGCGGTCTCACCGTGCTGAGGGCCGCGCGCGCCGCGATCCCCGAAGCGGAAGTGCTGTTCATCGCCGATGACGCCGCCTTTCCCTACGGTTCGAAGCCGGAGGGCGAACTGGTCGAACGGCTACTCGACCTCGTCGGCGGCGCGCTCGCCGCGTTCGAACCGGATTGCGTCGTGCTCGCCTGCAACACCGCCTCGACGGTCGCGCTTTCGGCGCTGCGGGCCGCCTTTTCGGTGCCCTTTGTCGGTACTGTCCCCGCGATCAAGCCCGCCGCCGCCATCACCCGGAGCGGCCTCGTCTCGGTGCTCGCGACACCCGGAACGGTCGCGCGCGAGTACACTCATACGCTCATCGAAAAATATGCGTTGGGCGCACGCGTAGCGCTCGTCGGCGCGGCGAACCTCGCGGAGCTTGCCGAGGATTACGCCAGCGGCGAGACGGTGTCAGACGCCGCCATCGCGCGGGAGATCGCGCCCTGCTTCGTGGAGGATGCCGACGCGCGCACTGATGTCGTGGTCCTCGGCTGCACGCATTACCCGCTTTTGCTCGAACGCCTCGACGCGCTTTCGCCCTGGCCCGTGACCTGGCTCGACCCC of Rhodomicrobium vannielii ATCC 17100 contains these proteins:
- the murI gene encoding glutamate racemase, with translation MSDSKRAARLLFLDSGLGGLTVLRAARAAIPEAEVLFIADDAAFPYGSKPEGELVERLLDLVGGALAAFEPDCVVLACNTASTVALSALRAAFSVPFVGTVPAIKPAAAITRSGLVSVLATPGTVAREYTHTLIEKYALGARVALVGAANLAELAEDYASGETVSDAAIAREIAPCFVEDADARTDVVVLGCTHYPLLLERLDALSPWPVTWLDPAPAIARRIANVLSERGHIVGVGAKRGHGTIAFTSGRTPLPSLLALLQAHQLSIAAKIDAKDGAAAAA